The following coding sequences lie in one Rutidosis leptorrhynchoides isolate AG116_Rl617_1_P2 chromosome 4, CSIRO_AGI_Rlap_v1, whole genome shotgun sequence genomic window:
- the LOC139843844 gene encoding F-box/LRR-repeat protein At3g26922-like — MNVDGDRLSNLSEDLIIKILSFNDTKQAVRTSISSSRWRNIWKSIPHLDLSSDDITSLLRFSLSVSHVLSSRNHEIELSSVKLSVRGGLNQSFVKTVLSYAYSHNVQKMTIICSCENTIKIPLSLFISQSLKHLTLIGSSRYNRPLCKIKSLWDLPALTTLHLENVKLNYKNHDEYGGLFSQCLNLKNLTLYNCTVNDFSSNAKIVAHHLKNLTVVNCEGPLLIYVPELSSLMYRNPYFYRFVADGLSCLEKVDFYMSTPYEEDGYFVIKILQQFRNVKYLTLGLEIVELLESSLGIVSDMPSPFTKLKTLKIYPGWEEGEKKANIPTEIKDFLLNASPSATVSIYSREDVKGLKSKFDR; from the exons ATGAATGTAGACGGCGATAGACTAAGCAACTTGTCTGAAGATCTCATCATTAAGATTCTCTCTTTTAACGACACGAAACAAGCTGTTAGAACAAGTATATCGTCATCTAGATGGAGGAATATTTGGAAGTCAATTCCACATCTCGATTTATCTAGTGATGATATTACTTCATTACTTAGATTCTCGTTGTCTGTCTCTCATGTTTTGTCTTCCCGCAATCATGAAATAGAGTTGTCGTCCGTTAAACTTAGTGTACGTGGAGGACTCAACCAATCGTTTGTCAAAACAGTTTTGAGCTATGCGTATTCGCACAATGTCCAAAAGATGACTATTATATGTTCGTGCGAAAATACAATCAAAATACCTCTTTCTCTCTTTATTTCCCAGTCTTTGAAACATCTCACTTTGATTGGATCAAGTAGATATAATCGTCCACTTTGTAAGATCAAATCATTGTGGGACCTACCAGCTTTAACAACGTTGCATCTTGAAAATGTCAAGTTAAATTACAAAAATCATGACGAGTATGGTGGTCTTTTCTCTCAGTGCCTTAACTTGAAGAATCTTACCTTATATAACTGCACTGTAAACGATTTTTCTTCTAATGCTAAGATTGTTGCACATCACCTAAAGAATCTCACGGTTGTAAACTGCGAAGGACCTCTTTTGATTTATGTACCCGAATTGTCCTCATTGATGTATAGAAATCCATATTTTTATCGTTTTGTAGCAGATGGTTTGTCTTGTTTGGAGAAAGTGGATTTCTATATGTCTACTCCATATGAGGAAGATGGATACTTTGTTATTAAGATTCTTCAACAGTTCCGCAATGTCAAATATCTTACGCTTGGTTTGGAAATCGTAGAG cttctTGAATCATCTTTGGGCATAGTCTCAGATATGCCTTCTCCATTTACCAAGTTAAAGACTCTGAAGATTTATCCAGGGTgggaagaaggagaaaagaaagcAAATATCCCTACAGAAATAAAAGACTTTCTGTTAAATGCTTCCCCAAGTGCTACTGTCTCGATATACTCACGCGAG GATGTGAAAGGTTTGAAGAGCAAATTTGATAGATGA
- the LOC139840201 gene encoding uncharacterized protein: MEKIRRASHAGSWYTNNPQKLEEELDGWLTECGLTKSSDVRGVIAPHAGYSYSGRAAAFAFANIDPTNITRIFLLGPSHHHYTHKCLLSKATIYKTPIGDLPIDLEVIEELKATGKFDMMDLDIDEAEHSMEMHLPYLVKVFRGYTVKVVPIMVGAVSAENEAMYGRLLAKYIDDPTNFFSVSSDFCHWGSRFNYLHYDKKHGAIHKSIEALDKMGMEIIETGDADEFKKYLIKTDNTICGRHPIRVFLHMSKNCSTKIKIKFLRYEQSSQCKSMRDSSVSYASAVAKVDH, from the exons ATGGAAAAGATCAGGAGAGCATCGCACGCAGGTTCTTGGTACACCAATAATC CTCAGAAGTTGGAGGAAGAACTTGATGGATGGCTTACGGAATGTGGTTTGACCAAGTCTTCAGATGTACGTGGTGTAATTGCGCC ACATGCAGGTTATTCTTATTCTGGCCGAGCAGCAGCCTTCGCATTTGCGAATATCGACCCAACTAACAT TACTCGAATTTTTCTTCTTGGTCCATCTCATCATCATTACACCCATAAATGTTTACTTTCAAAAGCAACAATTTACAAGACTCCAATAGGCGATCTGCCTATCGATCTCGAAG TCATTGAGGAGCTAAAAGCTACCGGGAAGTTTGACATGATGGATCTTGACATTGATGAGGCTGAACATAGCATGGAAATGCATTTACCGTATCTCGTCAAAGTATTCCGTGG GTATACAGTGAAAGTTGTTCCAATTATGGTTGGTGCTGTAAGTGCTGAAAATGAAGCCATGTACGGACGACTGTTAGCAAAATATATTGATGACCCGACAAATTTCTTTTCGGTGTCATCAGATTTCTGTCATTGGGGTTCTCG GTTTAATTACTTGCACTATGACAAAAAACATGGAGCTATCCATAAATCTATCGAGGCTTTGGACAAAATGGGAATGGAGATCATAGAAACCGGAGATGCGGATGAATTCAAAAAGTACTTGATAAAAACCGACAATACTATTTGTGGACGTCACCCCATCCGCGTATTTCTCCAT ATGTCAAAGAATTGCTCAACAAAGATAAAAATAAAGTTTCTTCGATATGAGCAGTCGAGTCAGTGCAAAAGCATGAGAGACAGCAGTGTGAGCTATGCGTCGGCTGTAGCCAAGGTGGATCATTAA